Proteins encoded within one genomic window of Phototrophicus methaneseepsis:
- a CDS encoding ABC transporter ATP-binding protein, translating into MNEKPAETILEVRDIHAFIGQFHILEGVSVSVPKGAITVLLGRNGAGKTTTLRSIMGLNNVTQGHIAYMGESLVGRSAHHIAQKGIGYVPEHRAIFKELSVRENLQIAGRKRGDLERSEDFIFELFPDLKRLIHLPGGHLSGGQQQMLAIARALVPDNGLLLIDEPSEGLAPIIIQQLISAIRTLAANKTVLLVEQNFRVASLLADYYVIIDDGCSVASGSMADLTTDSALVQRYLGVA; encoded by the coding sequence ATGAACGAGAAACCAGCCGAAACGATTTTAGAAGTGCGCGATATTCATGCGTTCATCGGGCAGTTCCATATTCTGGAAGGCGTCTCCGTGAGTGTGCCAAAGGGAGCGATTACCGTCCTGCTGGGGCGTAATGGCGCAGGCAAGACGACCACCCTCCGCAGCATTATGGGCCTTAACAATGTGACGCAGGGCCACATCGCCTATATGGGTGAATCGCTGGTGGGCAGGAGCGCACATCACATTGCCCAGAAGGGTATCGGCTATGTGCCGGAGCATCGGGCTATCTTCAAGGAACTTTCTGTAAGGGAGAATTTACAGATCGCAGGCCGTAAACGCGGCGACCTCGAACGAAGCGAGGATTTTATCTTTGAACTATTCCCTGATCTCAAACGCCTCATTCACCTGCCAGGAGGACATCTTTCCGGCGGGCAGCAGCAAATGCTGGCGATTGCGCGCGCCCTGGTGCCGGATAACGGCTTGCTCCTGATTGATGAACCCAGCGAAGGGCTGGCTCCGATCATCATTCAACAACTTATCAGCGCGATACGCACATTGGCCGCTAACAAGACGGTGCTGCTGGTGGAGCAGAACTTCAGAGTAGCGAGCTTGCTGGCGGATTATTACGTGATCATTGACGATGGATGCAGTGTCGCCAGCGGCAGCATGGCCGACCTGACAACAGACAGTGCGCTTGTGCAGCGCTATCTCGGCGTGGCATAA
- a CDS encoding acyl-CoA synthetase, whose protein sequence is MMILASDWVAFHADRTPDKLAMIDQYTGQHLTYEQLNDRAARLATYMRDSWGAKAGDRLAILAKNSVDYFVFQFACIKLGAMMLPLNWRLAEQELDFILNNAEASGLVYDNEFAERIPPLVQKTTVAHTLRIDLGQAPLDAAPSFEEAIANAAPDVVMDPQTTHDTPVIIMYTSGTTGRPKGVLITHGMNFWNAINIGTPTGISHHSTQYVVLPTFHIGGLNLYANPLVHCGGTSIIARENDPGLTLRTLSDPELGVTHFFGVPAIYLFMSQHPDFDKTDLSRIESWGCGGAPMPASLLKTYAERNIIIQLGFGMTETSPTVFLIAKRRALAKPTSVGKPLMHTRVRVVNDQLQDMPIGEVGEVVISGPNITPEYWRRPDANEDSFSIDEHGNRWLHSGDAGMIDDEGCIYIVDRYKDMYISGGENVYPAEVEQVIFQLEAVGDVAIIGVPHDRWGECGKAIVVVKEGQQITRETIIDYCKQNLAKFKVPVTVEFVAELPRNAAGKVLKRELRKQYVPEAASSS, encoded by the coding sequence ATGATGATTCTTGCATCGGATTGGGTCGCATTTCATGCCGACCGCACCCCGGATAAGCTGGCGATGATCGACCAGTATACCGGGCAGCACCTGACCTATGAACAACTCAATGACCGTGCCGCACGCCTTGCGACTTATATGCGCGATAGCTGGGGCGCTAAAGCCGGGGATCGGCTGGCAATCCTGGCGAAGAACTCCGTGGATTACTTCGTCTTTCAATTTGCTTGCATCAAATTGGGTGCGATGATGCTGCCGCTCAACTGGCGGCTTGCAGAACAAGAGCTGGATTTCATCCTGAATAATGCGGAAGCCAGCGGGCTTGTCTACGATAATGAATTTGCTGAACGTATACCCCCGCTGGTGCAAAAGACGACTGTCGCCCATACGCTGCGTATCGACCTGGGCCAGGCGCCACTAGATGCCGCCCCGTCATTTGAAGAAGCGATTGCCAATGCTGCGCCGGATGTGGTCATGGACCCGCAAACGACGCATGATACCCCTGTGATCATTATGTATACGTCTGGCACAACCGGGCGGCCCAAGGGTGTGCTCATCACGCATGGCATGAACTTCTGGAATGCGATTAACATTGGTACGCCGACGGGTATTAGCCATCACAGCACACAGTACGTCGTCCTGCCGACGTTCCACATCGGCGGACTGAACTTATATGCGAATCCATTGGTGCACTGTGGTGGGACGAGCATTATCGCCCGTGAGAATGACCCCGGTCTGACGCTCAGGACCTTGAGCGATCCTGAACTGGGTGTGACGCACTTCTTTGGCGTCCCCGCGATTTACCTTTTCATGAGCCAACATCCTGATTTTGATAAAACGGACCTGAGCCGGATTGAATCCTGGGGATGTGGTGGGGCCCCTATGCCGGCCAGCCTGCTCAAGACTTATGCAGAGCGCAATATCATTATTCAATTGGGCTTTGGCATGACGGAGACCAGCCCCACGGTATTCCTCATCGCCAAGCGGCGCGCCCTGGCAAAGCCAACTTCTGTTGGTAAGCCCTTGATGCATACGCGCGTGCGCGTCGTGAACGATCAGTTGCAGGATATGCCGATTGGTGAAGTGGGGGAGGTCGTCATCAGTGGCCCGAATATCACGCCGGAATATTGGCGGCGGCCCGATGCCAATGAAGATAGCTTTAGCATTGATGAGCATGGCAATCGCTGGCTGCACAGCGGTGATGCCGGCATGATTGATGATGAAGGCTGTATTTACATCGTGGACCGCTATAAAGATATGTATATCAGCGGTGGCGAAAACGTCTACCCTGCGGAAGTAGAACAGGTCATCTTCCAGCTAGAGGCTGTGGGGGATGTCGCTATTATTGGCGTGCCACATGACAGATGGGGCGAGTGTGGTAAGGCGATTGTGGTCGTCAAAGAAGGGCAGCAAATCACCCGGGAGACCATTATTGATTATTGCAAGCAGAACCTTGCCAAGTTCAAAGTGCCCGTGACTGTGGAATTTGTGGCTGAACTGCCACGCAATGCCGCTGGTAAAGTGCTCAAGCGGGAACTGCGTAAGCAATACGTTCCTGAGGCGGCATCATCATCATGA
- a CDS encoding branched-chain amino acid ABC transporter permease — MADIPMTSTAKASNSSSGILAGIRENWFYWLVLIFLLIFPFLVGWLTGDSPFGTPRGDRMVMRGESVYAQSILINVFGLAVLVMSYNLMFGFTGVISFGHALFFGLGGYLMGIILEFGGMDPNIALVVSLLVVLLVTGVIGFFIGIVSLRLRGIYFAIFTLAIAEMGWLFFRGLPLTNGEDGLNVASLPEWIDPSRNRIAVYYVGLALFVFAFLLIRRLVNSPVGSVFQAIRENEERAQVLGYNTLRYKLFSITTAGMLAGLAGMLLAIMNKEARPEILNVGVTVDALLMTIIGGVGTFTGPVIGAGGMHLLENFLREAVITIGPLTIDIGERWQLILGFIFVLVVLVFPYGVVGTWQRLRTRFSRKVPD; from the coding sequence ATGGCAGATATACCGATGACATCGACTGCAAAGGCTTCCAACAGTAGCAGCGGCATCCTGGCAGGTATCCGTGAGAATTGGTTTTACTGGCTGGTGCTGATCTTTTTGCTGATCTTCCCGTTTCTGGTTGGCTGGCTGACGGGTGACAGTCCCTTTGGGACGCCCCGTGGTGATCGTATGGTGATGCGCGGCGAATCCGTCTATGCGCAGTCTATATTGATTAACGTCTTCGGGCTGGCTGTGCTGGTCATGAGCTATAATCTGATGTTCGGTTTTACAGGGGTGATCTCCTTCGGCCATGCTTTGTTTTTTGGCCTGGGTGGTTACCTGATGGGCATCATCCTGGAATTTGGCGGCATGGACCCCAATATAGCGTTGGTCGTTTCTCTGCTGGTGGTGCTGCTCGTCACCGGGGTGATTGGCTTCTTCATAGGGATTGTCTCGCTGCGATTGCGTGGTATCTACTTCGCCATTTTTACCTTAGCGATTGCGGAGATGGGCTGGCTGTTCTTCCGTGGGCTGCCACTGACGAATGGCGAGGATGGCCTTAATGTCGCCTCTCTGCCAGAGTGGATTGACCCGTCGCGCAACCGCATCGCCGTGTATTACGTGGGGCTAGCGTTGTTCGTCTTCGCCTTCTTATTGATCCGGCGATTGGTGAATTCCCCGGTGGGCAGTGTGTTCCAGGCGATCCGTGAGAATGAAGAACGTGCCCAGGTGCTCGGTTACAATACCCTGCGCTATAAATTGTTTTCGATCACAACGGCGGGTATGCTGGCCGGATTGGCGGGTATGCTGCTTGCGATTATGAACAAGGAAGCACGACCAGAAATTCTGAATGTTGGCGTGACGGTTGATGCGCTGTTGATGACCATCATCGGCGGTGTAGGCACCTTTACGGGGCCGGTCATCGGCGCGGGGGGCATGCACTTGCTGGAGAACTTCCTGCGAGAGGCTGTCATCACGATTGGCCCTCTCACAATTGATATTGGCGAGCGCTGGCAACTCATCTTAGGCTTTATCTTTGTCCTGGTAGTGCTGGTGTTCCCTTATGGTGTCGTGGGGACCTGGCAGCGGCTGCGCACACGCTTCAGCCGGAAAGTGCCGGATTAG
- a CDS encoding aldo/keto reductase family protein, translating to MQYRRLGHAGMKVSVISLGGWINFGEGSVARDLNRTIVEAAYEKGINFFDLADAYGNGEAEKEMGTILNQFPRKTLVVSSKLFWPMSDDVNDRGLSRKHILESIDGTLERLGMDYIDIYFCHRADPETPIYETARAMNDIIEQGKVMYWGTSEWPASKIVEAYEICLRYGWHLPQVEQPNYSMLYRERVESEILPATEPRGIGLVTFSPLAQGMLTGKYDDGVPEDSRLGRQDWARQRLFTDENVERVRALKPIAEDLGLTRAQLALAWNLRQPGVSSVITGATRVSQLEDNVKAAGVNLAEDVVDEIQEILDGD from the coding sequence ATGCAGTATCGTCGTCTTGGTCATGCAGGGATGAAAGTGAGTGTTATCTCGCTCGGTGGCTGGATTAACTTTGGCGAAGGCTCGGTAGCCCGTGACCTGAACCGTACTATCGTAGAAGCCGCCTATGAAAAAGGCATCAACTTTTTTGATCTGGCAGATGCTTATGGTAACGGTGAAGCTGAAAAAGAGATGGGGACCATCCTCAATCAGTTCCCACGTAAAACGCTGGTTGTTTCCAGTAAGTTGTTCTGGCCGATGAGTGACGATGTTAATGATCGTGGCTTATCGCGCAAGCATATTCTGGAAAGCATTGATGGGACGCTGGAACGCCTGGGCATGGATTACATTGATATATACTTTTGCCACCGGGCGGACCCCGAAACGCCGATATACGAAACAGCCCGCGCTATGAACGACATCATCGAACAGGGCAAAGTCATGTATTGGGGAACCTCAGAATGGCCTGCCAGCAAGATCGTTGAGGCTTATGAAATTTGCTTGCGTTATGGCTGGCATTTGCCCCAGGTGGAGCAGCCCAATTATTCTATGCTGTACCGGGAACGGGTAGAAAGTGAAATTTTACCCGCTACAGAACCTCGCGGCATCGGCTTGGTGACCTTCTCGCCGCTGGCACAGGGGATGCTGACGGGTAAGTACGATGATGGCGTACCGGAAGATTCTCGCCTTGGACGGCAGGATTGGGCGCGTCAACGCTTGTTCACGGATGAAAATGTCGAGCGTGTACGTGCGCTCAAGCCGATTGCGGAAGATCTCGGCCTGACGCGTGCACAATTGGCTCTGGCCTGGAATCTGCGCCAGCCGGGTGTGAGCAGCGTCATTACAGGTGCGACACGCGTCTCACAGTTAGAGGATAATGTCAAAGCCGCCGGTGTAAACCTCGCTGAGGATGTCGTTGACGAAATCCAGGAGATATTGGATGGCGACTAG
- a CDS encoding Lrp/AsnC family transcriptional regulator — translation MKQSLQNRGFDNLDQAILEALQADGRISVADLARQIHLSQPAVHNRIKRLEREGIIKGYVALLDHEQIGFDLMAFLQITLANHTSEAVEGLLNDVYQRCRVLACHQLTGGADLLLKVVAENRRVLAGLVAELADHETVQRIETSIVLNTGKDTTHLPLD, via the coding sequence ATGAAACAATCGCTGCAAAACCGGGGCTTTGATAATTTAGATCAGGCCATTCTGGAGGCGCTGCAAGCTGATGGGCGCATCAGTGTGGCCGATCTGGCGCGGCAGATTCATCTCTCGCAGCCAGCGGTTCATAATCGCATTAAGCGCCTAGAGCGAGAAGGCATCATCAAGGGCTATGTCGCCTTGCTGGATCATGAGCAAATAGGCTTTGACCTGATGGCCTTCTTGCAAATCACACTGGCGAACCATACATCAGAGGCGGTAGAGGGATTATTAAACGATGTGTACCAGCGCTGCCGAGTACTGGCTTGCCACCAACTCACAGGCGGGGCGGACTTGCTGCTAAAAGTCGTCGCTGAAAATCGACGTGTGCTGGCTGGGCTGGTCGCGGAGTTGGCTGATCATGAGACTGTGCAGCGGATTGAAACCAGTATTGTGCTGAACACAGGTAAAGATACGACACATCTACCCCTGGATTGA
- a CDS encoding branched-chain amino acid ABC transporter permease: MGKGLLGDKRDAWLLVLGMIVAVVVFALYTSEFELSSFGITLISGLFQGMLLFLVASGLSLVFGLMDILNFAQGAYFMVGAYLAYDLQHSTGIFNITEAVPDPNIRFVIGVIVAVIVGGILGWALERFLLRPLYDRPLFQLVLTFGVSIIMLEAIKGIWNTTPYSWTDYFSIRDAQFMLFGQAFSMYRLFVIAVGLLLIFGIAFLLRRTQIGIIVRAGVEDPEMVSALGINVRVVFTLVFTLGCAVAAFGGAVAAPFLGATISLGSTFLIAAIAVIVLGGLGSYEGTAVGSIIVGLAMATMQQYSIQVSLPVLSTITPMLLLVLVLLVRPQGLFGEAR; the protein is encoded by the coding sequence ATGGGTAAGGGCTTATTAGGCGATAAACGCGATGCATGGCTGCTCGTCCTTGGGATGATCGTCGCTGTGGTCGTGTTCGCGCTGTATACATCGGAATTTGAACTGAGCAGCTTTGGCATCACGCTGATTTCTGGCTTGTTCCAGGGGATGCTGTTGTTTTTGGTGGCGTCGGGCCTGTCATTGGTATTTGGCCTGATGGATATCCTCAACTTCGCTCAGGGCGCTTATTTCATGGTGGGGGCGTACCTCGCTTATGATTTGCAGCATTCAACGGGCATCTTCAATATCACGGAAGCGGTGCCGGACCCCAATATCCGTTTTGTGATTGGCGTCATCGTTGCGGTGATCGTCGGGGGCATCCTGGGTTGGGCCCTGGAGCGCTTTTTGCTGCGCCCATTATATGATCGGCCTTTATTCCAATTGGTGCTGACCTTCGGTGTGTCGATCATCATGCTGGAGGCGATTAAGGGCATCTGGAACACGACGCCCTATAGTTGGACCGACTATTTTAGCATCCGGGATGCGCAGTTCATGTTATTTGGGCAGGCCTTTAGCATGTATCGCTTATTTGTGATCGCTGTAGGGTTGCTGCTCATTTTCGGCATCGCTTTTTTGCTGCGGCGCACGCAGATTGGCATCATCGTCCGCGCCGGGGTAGAAGACCCGGAGATGGTCAGCGCGTTGGGGATTAACGTGCGCGTTGTCTTCACGCTGGTCTTCACGCTGGGTTGTGCTGTGGCGGCCTTTGGTGGCGCAGTTGCAGCGCCTTTCTTGGGTGCGACGATTAGCCTGGGCAGCACCTTCCTGATTGCGGCCATCGCAGTGATTGTGCTGGGTGGCCTGGGCAGTTATGAGGGTACCGCTGTCGGCAGCATCATCGTCGGGTTAGCCATGGCGACCATGCAGCAGTACAGCATTCAGGTGAGCCTGCCTGTGCTCTCGACGATCACGCCTATGCTGCTGCTGGTATTGGTGTTGCTGGTGCGGCCACAAGGTTTGTTTGGGGAGGCGCGCTAA
- a CDS encoding acyl-CoA synthetase, translating to MFVGDILGRRALYTPDQLAVVDAGKEPHRPFTYSEMNNRANRLANWLRDGAGIQKGDRVAILAHNGVEHLDTFFACGKLGAIHVPLNWRLHWRELLALIEDTTPTVLIYSDEFKESVSHLVEYAGCLKHVLHIDGKGLPNSRYFEKTLSDSILRPVTTESITEEDIACLIFTGGTSGMPKGAQISHRMIAWNALNTVIHDLRHGDITVNIFPLFHTGGLLVYTMPLLILGGTVVLTHKFDAEQVLNLIQEYAATVYAAVPTTYQMLLSAPNWAEADLSSLRFCTSGGAPLPVQLVRTFNQQKGIQFKQGFGMSEFGPGVFALAPEDAIRKAGSIGRPNFFVDARIVDDENQEVGPDTVGELVLRGPSLCSGYYNKPEETANAVDNEGWFHTGDLAQRDSEDYFFIVDRKKDLYISGGENIYPTEIEHVLYQHPDVQMCAVIGVPDERWGEVGKAFVVLKPTATATEEDLIAHLQHHLAGYKVPRYVEVMDELPISGAGKILKRELAKLPVKHG from the coding sequence ATGTTTGTTGGCGATATTTTAGGGCGACGCGCATTGTACACGCCGGACCAACTGGCGGTTGTTGATGCAGGTAAAGAGCCACATCGCCCCTTTACGTACAGCGAAATGAATAACCGGGCCAATCGTCTGGCGAACTGGCTGCGCGATGGGGCGGGCATCCAGAAGGGCGACCGTGTGGCGATCCTGGCACATAACGGTGTTGAACATCTGGATACGTTCTTCGCTTGTGGCAAGCTGGGGGCTATTCATGTGCCGTTGAACTGGCGGCTGCACTGGCGCGAACTGCTCGCCTTGATTGAAGATACAACCCCAACAGTCCTCATCTATTCGGATGAGTTTAAAGAGAGCGTCAGCCATTTGGTGGAGTATGCAGGCTGCCTCAAGCATGTACTCCATATTGATGGCAAGGGCCTGCCAAACAGCCGTTATTTTGAGAAGACACTCAGCGATTCCATCCTACGCCCCGTGACAACTGAGAGCATCACGGAAGAAGACATCGCCTGCCTGATCTTTACAGGTGGGACGAGCGGCATGCCCAAAGGTGCGCAGATCAGTCATCGTATGATTGCCTGGAACGCGCTCAACACGGTGATTCATGATTTACGCCATGGCGACATCACCGTGAATATCTTCCCCCTGTTCCATACGGGCGGTTTGCTGGTTTATACCATGCCCCTGTTGATATTGGGTGGTACGGTCGTGCTGACGCACAAATTCGACGCTGAGCAGGTGCTGAATCTGATCCAGGAATACGCCGCGACAGTCTATGCTGCCGTACCGACGACATATCAGATGCTGCTCAGTGCGCCTAACTGGGCAGAGGCCGATCTCAGCAGCCTGCGCTTTTGCACCAGCGGCGGCGCGCCGCTCCCTGTGCAGCTTGTGCGCACCTTTAACCAGCAAAAAGGTATTCAGTTTAAGCAGGGCTTTGGCATGTCTGAGTTTGGGCCGGGTGTCTTCGCCCTCGCGCCGGAAGATGCGATTCGTAAGGCAGGCAGTATCGGACGCCCCAATTTCTTCGTTGATGCACGTATCGTCGATGATGAGAACCAGGAAGTCGGGCCGGATACAGTCGGTGAATTGGTTTTACGTGGGCCTTCGCTATGCAGCGGCTACTATAACAAGCCAGAAGAAACTGCCAACGCCGTCGATAATGAGGGTTGGTTCCATACCGGTGACCTGGCCCAGCGCGATAGTGAAGATTATTTCTTCATTGTGGACCGCAAGAAAGATTTGTATATCAGCGGCGGCGAGAATATTTACCCGACTGAGATCGAACATGTGCTGTATCAGCACCCGGATGTGCAGATGTGTGCTGTGATCGGGGTGCCGGATGAACGCTGGGGCGAAGTTGGCAAAGCCTTTGTCGTGCTTAAGCCCACGGCGACAGCCACCGAAGAAGACCTCATCGCGCATCTACAGCACCATCTAGCCGGGTATAAAGTGCCGCGCTATGTAGAAGTTATGGATGAACTGCCTATTTCTGGCGCTGGCAAGATACTCAAGCGCGAGCTGGCTAAGCTCCCCGTCAAGCACGGGTAA
- a CDS encoding substrate-binding domain-containing protein, whose protein sequence is MLRKTLILMVTALVLLVGVTAAQEGEPLKIGILTDESGALTVYGYELEYGFKLGLLYAAGIDPADYDSVDDALAAVEIAGRPVEILVRDNGSDPAVAADQARELIESEGAEILVGAPSSGVTLGLQQVALDNEVMLYVAPGASPSITGESFNVNTVRVCRNTIQDSLALATFATEGLGENWVILAADYDFGRASAAAFEATLSAYGVTFVQDTIYAPLETSDFTSYLQEVMNSGADVLLPIWAGDTTVPLYQQLEELGVGDQMAVVGAFNSNDIVAVSDPSTIGSVSWIVYHYTFPQTEANDWLVEKHVAYFPNPLTGETDYPDLFTECSFATAQAIYETVSATEGDTLPEAMIPAVEGLVFEGPKGTYYVRPSDHQALVPMYIARLDNLDDPEYKFLELLSEVSALDTAPPCSLPESMADRCDMDAEFMESIQAGMGDMGQDMESDMSEDMTEEATEESGG, encoded by the coding sequence ATGCTTCGTAAAACCCTTATTTTGATGGTTACAGCACTCGTTCTGCTGGTCGGCGTGACGGCTGCCCAGGAAGGTGAGCCACTCAAAATCGGTATCTTGACCGACGAGAGCGGTGCATTGACGGTCTATGGCTATGAACTGGAATATGGCTTCAAGCTGGGCTTGCTATACGCCGCTGGTATCGATCCGGCAGATTACGACAGTGTCGATGATGCCCTGGCAGCAGTCGAGATTGCTGGCCGACCGGTGGAAATCCTTGTGCGCGATAATGGCAGCGATCCGGCAGTGGCAGCAGACCAGGCCCGTGAGTTGATCGAATCTGAAGGTGCTGAAATCCTTGTCGGTGCGCCAAGCTCCGGTGTGACGCTCGGCTTGCAGCAGGTCGCGCTCGATAACGAAGTGATGTTGTACGTAGCACCGGGCGCTTCGCCAAGCATTACAGGTGAATCCTTCAATGTGAATACTGTGCGCGTTTGCCGTAATACCATCCAGGATTCGCTGGCCCTGGCGACATTTGCCACGGAAGGTCTGGGTGAAAATTGGGTCATCCTGGCGGCGGATTATGACTTCGGCCGTGCGAGTGCTGCCGCCTTCGAAGCGACGTTATCCGCTTATGGCGTGACCTTCGTCCAGGATACGATCTACGCACCGCTGGAAACATCGGACTTCACAAGTTACTTGCAAGAAGTCATGAATAGTGGGGCTGATGTGCTGCTGCCAATCTGGGCTGGCGATACCACCGTTCCGCTGTATCAGCAGCTCGAAGAACTGGGCGTAGGTGACCAGATGGCGGTTGTCGGCGCTTTCAATAGCAACGACATCGTCGCAGTCAGCGACCCCAGCACCATCGGCAGCGTGAGCTGGATTGTGTATCACTACACGTTCCCGCAGACAGAAGCCAATGACTGGCTGGTAGAAAAGCACGTTGCTTACTTCCCCAATCCGTTAACTGGCGAAACAGATTACCCAGACCTGTTCACAGAATGCAGCTTTGCGACAGCCCAGGCAATTTATGAAACCGTCAGCGCGACGGAAGGCGATACCTTGCCAGAAGCGATGATCCCGGCTGTTGAGGGCCTCGTCTTCGAAGGGCCGAAGGGCACTTACTACGTGCGCCCATCGGATCATCAAGCGCTGGTGCCGATGTATATCGCTCGCCTGGATAACCTGGATGATCCTGAATACAAATTCCTGGAACTGCTGTCGGAAGTTTCCGCATTGGATACGGCCCCGCCATGCTCTCTGCCAGAATCTATGGCTGATCGTTGTGACATGGACGCAGAATTCATGGAATCTATCCAAGCCGGTATGGGTGACATGGGCCAAGACATGGAAAGCGACATGTCCGAAGATATGACCGAAGAAGCCACAGAGGAATCGGGCGGCTAA
- a CDS encoding alpha/beta hydrolase, which translates to MDIPTLDGITAKTVTSDRLTTRVLFSGPEDGIPVMFVHGNVSSATYWEDLMMALPAGYRGIAADNRGYGGADPSKKIDATRGVRDLSDDLAALMDALGIETAHVVGHSLGGSVLWQFMIDYPERIRTVTQAAPGSPYGFGGSKGENGEINYPDGAGSGAGIVNPEMVKNIIAQDRSADSPTSMRNVINSLYWKPPFKPAREEELLSSALSIHTGENAYPGDAQPSENWPMAAPGKFGPNNALAPNYQGDVSQLYAIDPKPPVLWIRGAEDLIVSDNSMVDMGALGQMGAVPGWPGADVFPPQPMVSQTRAVLEQYQASGGDYEEVVLPETGHSPYLEKPDEFNQHFHAHIQRYDA; encoded by the coding sequence ATGGACATTCCAACTTTAGACGGCATCACCGCTAAAACGGTCACCAGCGACCGCCTGACAACCCGTGTTTTATTCAGCGGCCCAGAAGACGGTATCCCTGTGATGTTCGTACATGGCAACGTCTCGTCTGCAACGTATTGGGAAGACTTGATGATGGCCTTGCCAGCAGGCTACCGGGGCATTGCGGCGGATAATCGCGGCTATGGCGGTGCGGACCCCAGTAAGAAGATTGATGCGACGCGTGGCGTGCGCGATCTCTCCGATGATTTGGCCGCGCTCATGGATGCCCTCGGTATTGAAACTGCTCATGTCGTGGGGCATTCGCTCGGCGGGTCGGTGCTCTGGCAGTTCATGATAGATTACCCAGAGCGCATCCGTACTGTGACGCAGGCAGCCCCAGGGTCACCGTATGGGTTTGGTGGCAGCAAAGGCGAAAATGGCGAAATCAACTACCCTGATGGGGCAGGCAGTGGGGCAGGTATCGTCAACCCGGAGATGGTGAAGAACATCATCGCCCAGGATCGTAGTGCCGACAGCCCGACCTCAATGCGCAACGTCATCAACAGCTTGTACTGGAAGCCGCCCTTCAAACCAGCACGAGAAGAAGAACTCCTCTCATCAGCACTCAGCATCCATACTGGCGAGAATGCCTATCCTGGCGATGCTCAGCCCTCAGAAAACTGGCCGATGGCGGCCCCTGGTAAATTCGGCCCCAATAACGCACTCGCTCCGAATTATCAGGGCGACGTCAGCCAACTCTACGCGATTGATCCTAAGCCGCCTGTGTTGTGGATACGCGGCGCTGAAGACCTGATCGTCAGTGACAATTCCATGGTCGATATGGGTGCGTTAGGGCAGATGGGCGCTGTCCCCGGCTGGCCGGGGGCGGATGTCTTCCCGCCGCAGCCCATGGTCTCCCAGACACGGGCCGTGCTCGAACAGTATCAGGCCAGTGGTGGCGACTATGAGGAAGTCGTCTTGCCAGAGACGGGGCACTCGCCTTATCTGGAAAAGCCGGATGAATTTAACCAGCATTTCCATGCTCATATACAACGCTATGACGCATGA
- a CDS encoding ABC transporter ATP-binding protein, protein MGDVILQAVNLRKEFGGLIAVADVSLDVAAGSMHSIIGPNGAGKTTFFNLLSGRYKPTRGSVYFKGEDITLVPLYKRIHMGIGRSFQITNIFPNLTVLENVRLAAQATSDHTFNFWRRAAHFDHFIERALVVLDMVSLSEQIHTPATLLPHGGKRKLELAMLLAPDPSVLLLDEPTAGMASEQVPELIEIINSVRQREGKTIVMIEHNMNVVMGISDRISVMNQGEVLAEGTPSEIAANRTVQEVYLGELYGSVEEMAGGHG, encoded by the coding sequence ATGGGCGATGTTATTTTGCAGGCGGTGAACCTGCGTAAAGAATTTGGCGGTTTGATCGCCGTCGCGGATGTGAGCCTGGATGTGGCGGCGGGGTCGATGCACAGCATCATCGGGCCAAACGGCGCGGGCAAGACGACCTTCTTTAATCTGCTGAGTGGTCGCTATAAACCGACGCGCGGCTCTGTATATTTTAAGGGCGAAGATATAACCCTTGTGCCGCTCTATAAGCGCATTCATATGGGGATTGGGCGGTCCTTCCAGATTACGAATATCTTCCCCAACCTGACCGTACTGGAAAATGTGCGGCTTGCAGCCCAGGCGACTAGTGACCATACCTTTAACTTCTGGCGGCGAGCGGCCCACTTCGACCATTTCATTGAGCGCGCGTTGGTTGTGCTGGATATGGTAAGCCTGAGTGAGCAGATCCATACCCCTGCGACCCTGCTGCCACATGGGGGGAAGCGCAAACTGGAACTGGCGATGCTGCTCGCGCCGGATCCATCGGTGCTGCTGCTGGATGAACCCACGGCGGGCATGGCTTCAGAGCAGGTGCCGGAGTTGATCGAGATCATCAACAGTGTGCGCCAGCGCGAAGGTAAGACCATCGTGATGATTGAGCATAATATGAATGTGGTCATGGGCATTTCTGATCGCATCAGCGTGATGAACCAGGGCGAAGTACTGGCAGAGGGTACACCCTCGGAGATTGCCGCCAATCGTACCGTACAGGAAGTCTACCTGGGCGAGCTATATGGCAGCGTCGAAGAGATGGCAGGGGGTCACGGATGA